Proteins from a genomic interval of Blastocatellia bacterium:
- a CDS encoding Uma2 family endonuclease: MSQPVTELITDVDHLVTEDDTPVDNLPSEKQQRLLIEPLYSSWSGPGPGRKFLAAANVGVFYSVRQPAIVPDMFLSLDVEVAPDWWKKQHRSYFAWEFGKMPELVLEIVSNTEGGEDGEKKQSYARMGIVYYVIYDPLRQIMPETLTVYRLQEFSYEKQSEARFPAIKLGLTEWEGEFEGKHDRWLRWTDEHGQIIPTGKERAEIERQRAEAERQRAEAERQRAEAEHHRAEQERKEKEMLLQQLEEERQRAARLAERLRQLGYDPDQQLDA, encoded by the coding sequence ATGTCTCAACCAGTGACCGAGCTTATCACCGACGTGGATCATCTGGTGACGGAGGATGACACACCGGTGGACAACCTGCCCTCGGAAAAGCAGCAGCGCCTTTTGATCGAGCCGCTGTATAGCTCGTGGTCAGGGCCCGGTCCCGGCCGGAAGTTTCTGGCCGCCGCCAACGTGGGAGTTTTCTATTCGGTCCGCCAACCCGCTATTGTGCCCGATATGTTCCTCAGCCTGGACGTGGAAGTCGCGCCCGACTGGTGGAAGAAGCAGCATCGCTCTTACTTTGCCTGGGAATTCGGGAAGATGCCGGAGCTTGTCCTTGAGATTGTCTCCAACACTGAAGGTGGTGAAGACGGAGAGAAAAAGCAGAGCTATGCCCGAATGGGGATCGTTTACTATGTCATCTACGATCCCCTCCGCCAGATCATGCCGGAGACGCTCACGGTTTATCGGTTGCAGGAATTTAGCTACGAGAAGCAATCCGAAGCCCGATTCCCCGCCATCAAGCTGGGCCTTACCGAATGGGAAGGAGAGTTCGAGGGGAAACACGACCGCTGGCTCCGCTGGACCGATGAACACGGCCAAATTATTCCTACGGGCAAAGAGCGGGCAGAAATCGAACGCCAACGCGCCGAGGCCGAACGCCAACGCGCCGAAGCTGAACGCCAACGCGCCGAAGCCGAGCACCATCGGGCTGAACAAGAACGTAAGGAAAAAGAGATGCTGCTTCAGCAACTCGAGGAGGAACGGCAACGGGCGGCTCGCCTGGCCGAGCGCCTCAGACAGCTCGGCTATGACCCTGACCAACAGCTTGACGCTTGA